In a single window of the Zea mays cultivar B73 chromosome 5, Zm-B73-REFERENCE-NAM-5.0, whole genome shotgun sequence genome:
- the LOC118472029 gene encoding uncharacterized protein translates to MADLLGDPVWPQLHPRPYTDTPWPGLQCELAPDDARVLRATRLHLGPDVATSPCRPRARLDPALLGGLPHLQTLSIFGATRAVHVVVLARADRAQVQPRPHRPHTGDVGSYFGKYCVIHTDGYQLSDKYCVI, encoded by the coding sequence ATGGCGGACCTCCTCGGCGACCCGGTGTGGCCGCAGCTCCACCCGCGGCCCTACACCGACACGCCGTGGCCGGGACTGCAGTGCGAGCTCGCGCCCGACGACGCGCGCGTGCTCCGCGCCACCCGCCTCCACCTGGGCCCCGACGTCGCCACCTCGCCCTGCAGGCCCAGGGCCAGGCTCGACCCTGCCTTGCTGGGTGGCCTGCCGCACCTCCAGACGCTCTCCATCTTCGGTGCCACCCGCGCTGTTCACGTTGTCGTCCTCGCTCGAGCAGATCGTGCTCAAGTCCAACCCCGGCCTCACCGGCCCCATACCGGCGATGTTGGTTCTTATTTTGGTAAATATTGTGTTATACACACCGATGGTTACCAATTGAGTGATAAATATTGTGTTATCTGA